One Pseudomonas sp. HOU2 genomic window carries:
- a CDS encoding head completion/stabilization protein: protein MSFSGKPTTVVEQAIENDGFWPNLSVAEFQKGYRLPAEFLGDLLTDALFIAMAEVNTDLAKLKTSWLAAGIVAVETADPMLLPERAFKAKLYKRAVYCRAKASALQQFATVTRRESAENTGKEAPEREDTFLAFSQQAVRALQGRGRITAKLL from the coding sequence ATGAGCTTTTCCGGGAAACCCACCACTGTTGTGGAACAGGCGATCGAGAACGACGGCTTTTGGCCGAACCTCTCCGTGGCCGAGTTCCAGAAGGGCTATCGCCTGCCGGCGGAGTTCCTGGGCGACCTGCTGACCGACGCCTTGTTTATCGCGATGGCCGAGGTCAATACCGACCTGGCCAAGCTCAAAACCAGCTGGCTTGCAGCAGGCATCGTCGCCGTGGAAACAGCCGATCCGATGCTGCTGCCTGAGCGTGCATTCAAAGCCAAGCTGTACAAGCGCGCCGTGTATTGCCGCGCCAAGGCCAGCGCCCTGCAGCAGTTCGCGACCGTGACCCGCCGCGAGAGCGCCGAGAACACCGGCAAGGAAGCGCCGGAGCGTGAAGACACGTTCCTGGCATTCAGTCAGCAGGCTGTGCGCGCCCTGCAGGGCCGTGGCCGCATCACGGCGAAGTTGCTATGA
- a CDS encoding phage tail protein produces the protein MTKLQALTAYLLERRLVEPEQLDSWTEQVKLSLIWKPDVDGMHFADMHYRAVIVLERFAANPARMMALVGSWLETHDADRDRHELPAPEFAVEPLDSDLFDVEVTLEFVEPQYLSEDPGGEIQAFGKTWAFVPFDLWIAERGEVATNGGA, from the coding sequence ATGACCAAGCTGCAGGCGTTGACCGCCTACCTGCTGGAACGCCGCCTGGTCGAGCCTGAACAGCTCGACAGCTGGACGGAGCAGGTCAAGCTGTCGCTGATCTGGAAACCCGACGTCGACGGCATGCACTTTGCCGACATGCACTACCGCGCCGTGATTGTCCTGGAGCGTTTCGCCGCCAATCCGGCCCGCATGATGGCCCTGGTGGGCAGTTGGCTGGAGACTCACGACGCCGACCGCGACCGCCACGAACTGCCGGCGCCGGAATTTGCCGTGGAGCCCTTGGACAGCGATCTGTTCGACGTGGAAGTCACGCTGGAATTCGTCGAGCCGCAGTATCTCTCCGAAGATCCGGGCGGAGAGATCCAGGCCTTCGGCAAGACCTGGGCGTTCGTTCCATTTGATCTGTGGATCGCCGAGCGCGGCGAGGTGGCCACCAATGGCGGGGCGTAG
- a CDS encoding helix-turn-helix transcriptional regulator yields MTQAELADAIGVVKRTQANYEAGTSDAPAPYLSKVAEKFGFDIPYILSGTRTNLAESALDDVENRLIVQFRSIPEDDQKAIRRILEAMADDAARHRS; encoded by the coding sequence ATGACTCAGGCCGAGCTTGCAGACGCGATTGGCGTAGTGAAAAGAACACAGGCCAATTACGAGGCAGGGACAAGCGATGCGCCTGCGCCATACCTGAGCAAGGTCGCAGAGAAGTTTGGCTTTGACATCCCTTACATCCTGTCCGGGACTCGAACAAACTTGGCTGAAAGCGCTTTGGACGATGTCGAAAACCGACTGATAGTTCAGTTTCGAAGCATTCCGGAAGACGACCAAAAGGCTATTCGCCGCATCCTCGAAGCCATGGCCGACGACGCTGCCCGGCACCGGTCTTAA
- a CDS encoding YmfL family putative regulatory protein, with product MKSPILDTRKEVMSEIIRSYTGGREAAAARLGLKLKKFDNHAYENAGCSPLSDSQVFLLEQDCGTHHFPNYVASMYGGLFVPMADPETLDNVELYARSVQVAAKRGCVDQAIAKALEDGSISEEEADLIMDAHNLHVAARHAEVLAAIALYRAGKSQ from the coding sequence ATGAAAAGCCCGATCCTAGACACTCGCAAAGAAGTCATGAGCGAGATTATCCGTAGCTATACCGGCGGGCGCGAAGCTGCGGCCGCACGCTTGGGCCTGAAGCTCAAAAAGTTCGACAACCACGCCTACGAAAACGCCGGCTGCAGCCCTCTCAGTGACTCTCAGGTTTTCTTGCTCGAGCAGGACTGTGGAACACACCACTTCCCCAACTACGTCGCCTCAATGTACGGCGGGCTGTTCGTGCCGATGGCTGATCCTGAAACCTTGGACAACGTCGAGCTTTACGCTCGCTCTGTGCAGGTAGCGGCAAAGCGCGGCTGCGTCGACCAAGCGATCGCCAAAGCACTGGAGGACGGTTCAATCAGCGAAGAAGAAGCCGACCTGATTATGGACGCTCACAACCTCCACGTTGCAGCACGGCACGCCGAAGTACTTGCAGCCATCGCTCTATACCGCGCAGGAAAATCCCAATGA
- the gpM gene encoding phage terminase small subunit — protein MSLALAHKRRILAQGTAAVIAAAAAPLAYSPAEALSSPANAKKHLLLMQASLDEDLKRLSDLKNLASKQTLKRNELLPKYQDFIQRYMDSGLVMQNPVLVQVMVWLFDTEQFEDGLELADFAIEQGQEMPERFKRNVQTFVADAVIEWAFREYNAQRSPEPYLSDLLPRVDGEWDLPEQIPSKYHKLIGMRAMEAEQWETALKHLERSTELHAKAGNETRIAKCRKAIAKQTPAVTGAQ, from the coding sequence GTGAGCCTGGCCCTTGCCCACAAGCGCCGCATTTTGGCTCAGGGAACTGCTGCAGTGATCGCTGCTGCAGCGGCACCGCTGGCGTATTCGCCGGCGGAAGCCCTGAGCAGCCCAGCCAACGCGAAAAAACACCTGCTGCTGATGCAGGCCTCGCTGGATGAAGACCTGAAGCGCTTGAGCGATTTAAAGAACTTGGCGAGCAAGCAAACGCTTAAGCGAAATGAGTTGCTGCCCAAGTACCAGGACTTCATCCAGCGCTACATGGATTCGGGCCTGGTGATGCAGAACCCCGTCCTGGTGCAGGTGATGGTCTGGCTGTTCGACACCGAGCAGTTCGAAGACGGTCTGGAACTGGCGGACTTCGCGATCGAGCAGGGGCAGGAAATGCCGGAGCGCTTCAAGCGCAACGTGCAGACGTTCGTCGCTGACGCGGTGATCGAATGGGCTTTTCGTGAATACAACGCCCAGCGCAGCCCGGAACCGTACCTGTCCGACCTGCTGCCGCGTGTCGACGGCGAATGGGATCTGCCCGAACAGATCCCGAGCAAGTACCACAAGTTGATCGGTATGCGCGCCATGGAGGCCGAGCAATGGGAAACGGCGCTCAAGCACCTGGAGCGATCCACCGAGTTGCACGCCAAGGCCGGCAACGAGACACGAATTGCGAAGTGCCGTAAGGCGATCGCCAAACAAACACCCGCCGTCACCGGCGCCCAATAA
- a CDS encoding terminase family protein, with protein MNYPTEVKEAAKRLYLRRCSVKEIQAHLKLPNIRIVYYWIRQGGWDEMLTDEEPLSAVNRRITLILEKIDPLTDAELKELERLTSLLERLKKLAAKPAPAAPADRPDESDERQPSQRRERREGGGKKREKKAKNDISGLTEVDFLDKFISKMYGYQKELFEAKQNPLTRRVRNILKSRQVGLTYYFAGEAFMDAVLSGDNQVFLSASRSQSEIFRSYIIQFAQQWFGIELTGNPITLSNGAELRFLSTNSSTAQGYHGHVYVDEYFWIRDFEKLSTVASAMGTHKKWRKTYFSTPSAVSHQAYPFWSGDEFRNSKRGKKAGGEWPSEAAYTQGALCPDGQWRKTITLDDAIAGGCDLFDLEQLQLEYDEDKFQQLFYCKFIDSTQSAFSLKDLERCYSDLSLWEDYNPDLDRPFGNSPVWLGYDPSRTRDDATCVVIAPPLEPGAKFRILEKHSWRGHSFTYQAAQVKKLTERFNVQHIGIDVTGVGYGVFDLVRDFYAKATPIHYSLEAKNALVLKAQDTIQGSRIEWDAGWTDIAQAFLTIKRGATNSGQITYSASRTEATGHADIAWAVMHALSNEPLNTNKRRRSRYVTSNQNSHGQPQTQKAPRSPTTATANALVYVRGAGTSAVRQHRRVRGRVPQRRRQDLQAAGVAGWAGQAAARQRAPRRHSEIQAQPVAA; from the coding sequence ATGAACTACCCGACCGAAGTCAAAGAAGCCGCAAAACGCCTCTACCTGCGCCGCTGTTCGGTAAAGGAAATCCAGGCGCATTTGAAGCTGCCTAACATCCGCATCGTCTACTACTGGATTCGCCAAGGCGGCTGGGACGAGATGCTGACGGATGAAGAACCGTTGAGCGCCGTCAACCGACGAATCACCCTGATTCTGGAAAAGATCGATCCGCTGACGGATGCCGAGCTGAAAGAGTTGGAGCGGCTGACAAGCCTGCTGGAGCGCCTAAAAAAACTCGCGGCGAAACCTGCGCCGGCAGCGCCTGCCGACCGTCCGGACGAGTCTGACGAACGCCAGCCAAGCCAACGCCGTGAGCGGCGCGAGGGCGGCGGCAAGAAGCGCGAAAAGAAGGCGAAGAACGACATCAGCGGCCTGACCGAAGTGGACTTCCTGGATAAGTTCATCTCGAAAATGTACGGCTACCAGAAAGAGCTGTTCGAGGCGAAACAGAACCCGCTGACCCGCCGTGTCCGGAACATCCTCAAAAGCCGTCAGGTCGGTCTGACGTACTACTTCGCCGGCGAAGCGTTCATGGACGCCGTGTTGAGCGGTGATAACCAGGTGTTCCTGTCGGCCAGCCGATCACAGTCGGAGATCTTCCGCAGCTACATCATCCAGTTTGCCCAGCAGTGGTTCGGCATCGAGCTGACCGGTAACCCGATCACCCTAAGCAACGGCGCCGAGCTGCGCTTTCTCAGCACCAACAGCAGCACCGCCCAGGGCTACCACGGGCACGTCTACGTCGACGAATACTTCTGGATTCGCGACTTTGAAAAGCTCAGCACCGTCGCCAGCGCCATGGGCACCCACAAGAAATGGCGCAAAACCTATTTCTCGACGCCCAGCGCCGTGTCGCACCAGGCGTATCCGTTCTGGTCGGGCGACGAATTCCGCAACAGCAAGCGCGGCAAAAAGGCAGGCGGCGAATGGCCGAGTGAAGCGGCTTATACGCAGGGCGCGCTGTGTCCGGACGGTCAGTGGCGCAAGACGATCACCCTGGACGATGCGATCGCCGGCGGCTGCGATCTGTTCGACCTGGAACAGCTGCAGCTGGAGTACGACGAAGACAAATTCCAGCAGCTGTTCTACTGCAAGTTCATCGACAGCACCCAAAGCGCATTCAGCCTCAAGGATCTGGAGCGCTGCTATTCGGATCTGTCGTTGTGGGAGGACTACAACCCGGATCTGGATCGCCCGTTTGGCAACAGCCCGGTCTGGCTGGGCTACGACCCGAGCCGCACACGCGACGACGCCACCTGCGTGGTCATCGCGCCGCCACTTGAACCCGGGGCGAAGTTCCGGATTTTGGAAAAGCACAGCTGGCGTGGCCACTCGTTCACCTACCAGGCAGCGCAGGTCAAGAAGCTGACCGAGCGCTTCAACGTGCAGCACATCGGCATCGATGTCACCGGCGTGGGTTACGGCGTGTTCGACCTGGTGCGCGACTTCTACGCCAAGGCAACGCCGATTCACTACAGCCTGGAGGCGAAAAACGCCCTGGTGTTGAAGGCCCAGGACACGATTCAAGGCAGTCGCATCGAGTGGGACGCGGGCTGGACGGACATCGCCCAGGCGTTCCTGACCATCAAGCGCGGCGCCACCAACAGCGGCCAGATCACTTACAGCGCATCCCGTACCGAGGCCACCGGTCACGCCGACATTGCCTGGGCGGTGATGCACGCCCTGTCCAACGAACCTTTGAACACCAACAAGCGGCGCCGTAGCCGCTACGTCACGAGTAACCAGAACAGCCATGGCCAACCGCAAACGCAGAAAGCACCACGTAGCCCAACCACAGCAACAGCCAATGCGCTCGTTTACGTTCGGGGAGCCGGAACAAGTGCTGTCCGGCAACATCGGCGAGTACGTGGGCGTGTTCCCCAGCGACGACGGCAAGATCTACAAGCCGCCGGTGTCGCGGGCTGGGCTGGCCAAGCTGCTGCGCGCCAACGCGCACCACGGCGCCATTCCGAAATTCAAGCGCAACCTGTTGCTGCGTGA
- a CDS encoding toprim domain-containing protein gives MRDDLRDDVLKRLEFDYGLKHRSGTVYMRGGECPKCRKKELYSRHDTPWLVICGRPEKCGHTMHVKEIYDDLFEDWSKRAPATDNAPTATARAYLEFGRGFNIELVAGWFTQETYYSSQHNAGSATVRFALEKGGYWERLIDKPARFGKMKARFAPGDSYKGVWWCPPCVDLLEAKELWIVEGIFDAIALVHHGISAVSAMSSNAFPADSLQALVTARPGNLPKLVWALDNEPGAHAYTKRWVRMARELGFTCEAAQIPQRDNRKVDWNDLHQRWQFLDEGDKRDVQFEKDMTIARHHGALLIAENATEKALVMFDWKRRSEFHLEFGNRLYWFKLDLEKYNKAIQELEDSEHHDDQQLNNKQMRAKAMQQCGALQRIATCNPKALYYQENKLTDESWYYFRITFAHDAAPIKNTFTSAQIASSAEFKKRLLGIAPGGMFTGTTQQLDAFIEEQTDALKTVQTIDFTGYTREHGAYVYGDVAVRDGKIFKLNEEDFFDMDRLSIKTLSQSVTLNLNTDLEKFDTEWLDIIWQCFGAKGLVALAFWFGSLFAEQIRQHQKSYPFMEIIGEPGAGKSTLIEFLWKLCGRLDYEGFDPTKGTPVARARNFAQVGNLPVVLIESEREKSDGSQTRQYDWDELKTAYNGRSVRSTGVKNNGNDTREPPFRGAVVIGQNHAVNASEPILQRLVHIAMTKDGQTPQTKLLVEKLERMPVDRVSGFLLKATTSESAVMETIRSKVPTYEQTLLALPEIRTVRIAKNHAQLHALVDALVHIVPLKKHQLEATHAEIQNMAKDRQLAINADHPVVVEFWELYEYLNSAAGGLNHSRNDSLIAVNLNDFAKEAAEKRQKVPDMTELKRHLKTSKCPKFVETNRTVCSAWELDAANKPKTVRCWIFQSA, from the coding sequence ATGAGAGATGATCTCCGCGACGACGTCCTGAAGCGCCTGGAATTCGATTACGGTCTGAAACACCGCTCGGGAACCGTTTACATGCGCGGCGGTGAGTGTCCGAAGTGCAGAAAGAAAGAGTTGTATTCGCGCCACGACACGCCATGGCTCGTCATTTGCGGCCGGCCTGAAAAGTGCGGCCACACCATGCACGTCAAAGAAATCTACGACGATTTGTTCGAAGACTGGAGCAAGCGAGCGCCGGCGACGGACAACGCTCCCACAGCCACAGCTCGGGCGTATTTGGAATTTGGTCGAGGCTTCAACATTGAGTTGGTCGCGGGCTGGTTCACACAAGAAACCTACTACTCGTCCCAGCACAACGCCGGCAGTGCCACGGTGCGTTTCGCTTTGGAGAAAGGCGGCTACTGGGAACGCCTGATCGATAAGCCGGCGCGCTTCGGCAAGATGAAAGCTCGCTTCGCCCCAGGTGATAGCTACAAGGGTGTGTGGTGGTGTCCGCCCTGTGTTGATCTGCTTGAAGCAAAAGAACTCTGGATCGTGGAAGGCATCTTCGACGCCATTGCCCTGGTGCACCACGGGATTTCCGCCGTATCTGCCATGTCATCAAATGCATTCCCGGCTGACTCTCTGCAGGCGTTGGTCACTGCGCGCCCGGGCAATCTGCCAAAGCTCGTCTGGGCGCTGGACAACGAACCAGGCGCACACGCCTACACCAAGCGTTGGGTTCGCATGGCCCGTGAGTTGGGGTTTACCTGTGAGGCCGCGCAGATCCCTCAGCGGGACAACCGGAAGGTGGACTGGAACGACCTTCACCAGCGATGGCAGTTCCTGGACGAAGGCGACAAGCGCGACGTCCAGTTTGAAAAAGACATGACCATTGCGCGGCATCACGGCGCCCTGCTGATCGCTGAGAACGCCACCGAAAAAGCATTGGTGATGTTCGATTGGAAGCGTCGGAGCGAATTCCATCTGGAGTTCGGCAACCGCCTGTATTGGTTCAAGCTTGATCTGGAGAAATACAACAAGGCCATTCAGGAACTGGAGGACAGTGAGCACCACGACGATCAGCAGCTGAACAATAAACAGATGCGGGCGAAAGCCATGCAGCAGTGCGGTGCGCTGCAGCGCATCGCTACCTGCAATCCGAAAGCCCTGTACTACCAGGAAAACAAACTTACCGACGAGTCCTGGTATTACTTCCGGATCACCTTTGCGCACGACGCCGCGCCGATCAAAAACACGTTCACCAGCGCTCAGATCGCGTCATCAGCCGAGTTCAAAAAGCGTCTACTGGGCATTGCTCCGGGCGGAATGTTCACCGGCACAACTCAACAGCTGGACGCTTTCATTGAGGAGCAAACCGACGCCCTCAAGACCGTTCAAACCATCGACTTCACGGGCTACACCCGCGAACACGGCGCTTACGTGTACGGCGACGTGGCGGTACGCGACGGGAAAATCTTCAAACTGAACGAAGAGGATTTCTTCGACATGGATCGATTGAGCATTAAAACGCTCAGCCAGTCCGTAACCTTGAACCTGAACACTGACCTGGAGAAGTTCGACACCGAATGGCTCGACATCATTTGGCAATGCTTCGGTGCTAAAGGACTGGTCGCCCTCGCTTTCTGGTTCGGCTCTTTGTTCGCTGAGCAGATCCGGCAGCACCAAAAGAGTTACCCCTTCATGGAAATTATCGGCGAGCCAGGCGCCGGTAAATCTACCCTGATCGAATTCCTCTGGAAGTTGTGCGGGCGCCTCGACTACGAAGGTTTCGACCCCACTAAGGGCACCCCCGTTGCTCGGGCACGAAACTTTGCCCAGGTCGGGAATCTGCCGGTGGTGTTGATTGAATCTGAGCGTGAAAAATCAGATGGAAGCCAGACCCGCCAATATGACTGGGACGAATTGAAGACCGCCTACAACGGCCGCAGCGTTCGCTCAACCGGTGTAAAGAACAACGGTAACGACACACGAGAACCGCCCTTCCGTGGTGCAGTGGTCATCGGGCAGAACCACGCGGTGAACGCCTCTGAACCGATACTGCAACGCCTGGTGCACATCGCCATGACGAAAGACGGGCAGACACCGCAAACCAAGCTGCTGGTTGAAAAACTTGAGCGTATGCCCGTCGACCGTGTGAGCGGGTTTCTGCTCAAGGCAACCACGTCGGAGTCCGCCGTGATGGAGACCATCCGCTCGAAGGTTCCGACCTACGAACAGACATTGCTGGCCCTCCCTGAGATTCGCACCGTCCGGATCGCAAAGAATCATGCCCAGTTGCACGCGCTCGTAGACGCATTGGTGCACATCGTGCCCCTGAAAAAACACCAGCTGGAAGCCACACACGCCGAGATCCAGAACATGGCCAAGGATCGCCAGCTGGCCATCAATGCTGATCACCCGGTCGTCGTCGAGTTTTGGGAACTGTACGAATACCTAAACAGCGCTGCAGGCGGACTCAACCACTCACGCAATGACAGTTTGATTGCAGTGAACCTCAACGACTTCGCCAAAGAAGCCGCAGAGAAACGCCAGAAAGTACCGGACATGACCGAGCTGAAACGCCACCTAAAAACCAGCAAGTGCCCGAAGTTCGTGGAGACAAACAGAACCGTTTGCTCTGCCTGGGAGTTGGACGCTGCAAACAAACCAAAAACTGTGCGTTGCTGGATTTTCCAGAGCGCTTAA
- a CDS encoding GPO family capsid scaffolding protein, with product MPRSLVSYWKRVATSGPTVDGREILPQELRDIAETYTPTLYTAVIWCEHERWFGSFGTVFAVRLVEDAEDLEPGQVALEAQLKPNDKLLRLNDAGEKLFTSIEIRPNFRGRGKAYMTGIAVTDEPASVGTQELYFSSRTSRDSYYAASHELGSLSETEPQGEIGRLAAMFTRLFKRFGIEDTPTETTPQTPTESKPPMDEATATALKTLLAQLLVVAAGIQAVIEPAAEDAPEPDQAPIDDVSAAVDEIVTTAEEEREFKRSGAGNKAVLAALGRLEKQFTALKNTPAGRQLPRTTGAADKSKVRVL from the coding sequence ATGCCCCGTTCCCTTGTCTCCTACTGGAAACGTGTTGCCACCAGCGGCCCGACCGTCGATGGCCGCGAGATCCTGCCCCAGGAACTGCGCGACATCGCCGAGACCTACACACCGACCCTGTACACCGCCGTTATCTGGTGTGAGCACGAACGTTGGTTCGGTTCATTTGGCACCGTCTTCGCTGTGCGTCTCGTCGAGGACGCGGAAGACCTGGAGCCTGGCCAAGTTGCCCTTGAGGCGCAGTTGAAGCCCAACGACAAGTTGCTGCGCCTCAACGACGCCGGCGAAAAGCTGTTCACCAGCATTGAGATCAGGCCGAATTTCCGGGGCCGTGGCAAAGCCTACATGACCGGCATCGCGGTCACTGACGAACCCGCCAGTGTCGGAACCCAAGAACTCTACTTTTCCAGCCGCACCAGCCGCGATTCGTACTACGCCGCTTCCCACGAGCTGGGCTCTTTGAGCGAAACCGAGCCGCAGGGCGAGATCGGGCGCCTTGCCGCCATGTTCACCCGCCTGTTCAAGCGTTTCGGCATTGAAGACACGCCCACCGAAACCACCCCGCAAACCCCAACCGAGAGCAAACCCCCAATGGATGAAGCTACCGCAACGGCCTTGAAAACCCTGCTGGCCCAGCTGCTGGTCGTCGCTGCCGGCATTCAGGCCGTGATCGAGCCTGCAGCCGAAGACGCACCGGAACCCGATCAGGCCCCGATCGATGATGTCAGCGCTGCAGTAGACGAAATCGTCACCACTGCCGAGGAAGAACGCGAGTTCAAGCGCAGCGGTGCCGGCAACAAAGCTGTCCTGGCCGCGCTGGGTCGCCTGGAGAAGCAGTTCACCGCACTGAAAAACACCCCTGCCGGTCGGCAATTGCCGCGCACCACCGGCGCCGCCGACAAATCCAAAGTGCGGGTGCTCTGA
- a CDS encoding DNA-binding protein — MPKTSISEQAREQAREALEKRGQSAKDFALLHNLSPSTVYAVLSGQSKCRRGEAHRAAVLLGVKKGVVEQ; from the coding sequence ATGCCGAAGACAAGCATCAGCGAGCAAGCCCGCGAACAAGCGCGGGAAGCATTGGAGAAGCGCGGACAATCCGCGAAGGACTTTGCACTTTTACACAACCTGAGTCCCAGCACCGTTTACGCGGTGTTGAGTGGACAAAGCAAATGTCGCCGTGGGGAGGCACACCGCGCCGCAGTATTGCTCGGCGTTAAAAAAGGTGTCGTTGAACAGTAG
- a CDS encoding phage major capsid protein, P2 family, translating into MARSLSAYGAKMYAEMQLAIAETYGVELASKMFSVEPSIAQELNEAITAKSDFLQRINVIPVTEIKGEKVFIGVSGPVTGRTNTKTTDRVAKDASALDNSTYELSSTESDVGLPYAKIDAWAKFPDFHQKYSAAVQKQIALDRIMVGFHGVKAAAQTDIETYPMLQDVNKGWLQQLREQAPQQVLKEGNTPGKVTMGPGGDYENLDALVHDTKQMVDERLRDSGDLVAIIGTDLLAADKAKLYAKQGDTPTEKERIEDAQVIATYGGLPSFSVPFFPVNGVLVTSWDNLSIYFQDSSWRKQTVDNPKRSRVEDYNSRNEGYVIEQLEKIALTENVELVK; encoded by the coding sequence ATGGCCCGTTCACTGAGCGCCTACGGCGCCAAGATGTACGCCGAAATGCAGCTGGCGATCGCCGAGACCTACGGTGTCGAGCTGGCCAGCAAGATGTTCTCTGTTGAACCGTCGATCGCCCAGGAACTAAACGAGGCTATCACCGCCAAGTCGGACTTCCTGCAACGCATCAACGTCATTCCGGTGACCGAGATCAAGGGCGAGAAGGTGTTTATTGGCGTGTCTGGCCCGGTGACAGGCCGCACCAACACCAAGACCACCGACCGCGTGGCGAAGGACGCTTCGGCGCTGGATAACAGCACCTACGAACTGTCGTCGACCGAATCGGATGTGGGCCTGCCCTACGCGAAGATCGATGCCTGGGCCAAGTTCCCGGACTTCCATCAGAAGTATTCGGCTGCTGTGCAGAAACAGATCGCCCTGGATCGCATCATGGTCGGTTTCCACGGTGTGAAAGCGGCTGCGCAGACCGATATCGAAACCTATCCGATGCTGCAGGACGTGAACAAAGGCTGGCTGCAGCAACTGCGCGAGCAGGCGCCCCAGCAGGTTCTCAAGGAGGGCAATACACCTGGCAAGGTCACCATGGGGCCGGGTGGCGATTACGAGAACCTGGACGCCCTGGTGCATGACACCAAGCAAATGGTGGACGAGCGTCTGCGCGACAGCGGCGACCTGGTAGCGATCATCGGCACCGACCTGCTGGCCGCTGACAAGGCCAAGCTGTACGCCAAGCAGGGCGACACCCCGACCGAGAAAGAGCGTATCGAGGACGCCCAGGTGATCGCCACCTACGGCGGTCTGCCGAGCTTTAGCGTGCCGTTCTTCCCGGTCAACGGCGTGCTGGTCACCAGTTGGGACAACCTGTCGATTTACTTCCAGGACTCCAGCTGGCGCAAGCAAACCGTGGACAACCCGAAACGTTCCCGCGTCGAGGATTACAACAGCCGCAACGAGGGCTACGTGATCGAGCAGCTGGAAAAGATCGCGCTGACCGAAAACGTGGAGCTGGTGAAGTGA
- a CDS encoding ogr/Delta-like zinc finger family protein has protein sequence MRVVCKCGHKGRIASREEVTTEFVKLYCQCLDARCGHTWVSNLTFSHTLSPSSQTFERMLIDRFRELPRAKQRELFEQLGSQAVA, from the coding sequence ATGAGAGTTGTATGCAAGTGCGGCCACAAGGGCCGAATTGCTTCACGGGAAGAGGTAACAACGGAGTTCGTGAAGCTGTATTGCCAATGCCTCGACGCACGGTGCGGGCATACGTGGGTGTCGAACCTGACGTTCTCACACACGCTCAGTCCGTCATCGCAGACTTTCGAACGCATGTTGATCGATCGGTTTCGCGAGTTGCCCAGGGCAAAGCAGCGGGAGCTTTTCGAGCAGTTGGGATCGCAGGCGGTGGCGTAG
- a CDS encoding phage portal protein — translation MSRAGLAKLLRANAHHGAIPKFKRNLLLREFIASAGCSTETMGRAGLDYMVFGEAYFYNDTNAFGQVLELQHLPAINMRVKVDGGFVMLLPDNKEMEFEAHEISHVLDYDVEQNIYGIPDYLGGLQALLLNEAATLFRRRYYSNGAHAGYIFYTNDPDLTEEDEDELRAQISASKGVGNFRSMFVNIPNGKENAIQIIPVGDFQAKDELEKVKNITRNDVIAAWRMNPALAGIIPENTGGFGDIEKIDRVYTSNEIRPICQLFDQLNDRLREDRRFSWKPAPLAVDATA, via the coding sequence GTGTCGCGGGCTGGGCTGGCCAAGCTGCTGCGCGCCAACGCGCACCACGGCGCCATTCCGAAATTCAAGCGCAACCTGTTGCTGCGTGAGTTCATCGCCTCGGCGGGCTGCAGCACAGAGACGATGGGACGCGCCGGACTGGACTACATGGTGTTCGGCGAAGCGTACTTCTACAACGACACCAACGCGTTCGGCCAGGTGCTGGAGCTGCAGCACCTGCCGGCGATCAACATGCGCGTGAAGGTCGACGGCGGTTTCGTGATGCTGCTGCCCGACAACAAGGAAATGGAGTTTGAGGCGCACGAAATTTCCCACGTCCTGGACTACGACGTGGAACAGAACATTTACGGAATTCCGGACTACCTGGGCGGCCTGCAGGCGTTGCTGCTGAACGAGGCCGCGACCCTCTTCCGCCGCCGGTACTACAGCAACGGCGCGCACGCCGGTTACATCTTCTACACCAACGACCCCGACCTGACCGAAGAGGACGAGGACGAGCTGCGCGCACAGATCAGCGCGAGCAAGGGCGTGGGCAACTTCCGCTCGATGTTCGTCAACATCCCCAACGGCAAAGAGAACGCGATCCAGATCATCCCGGTGGGCGACTTCCAGGCGAAAGACGAGCTGGAGAAGGTGAAGAACATCACTCGAAACGATGTCATTGCAGCCTGGCGGATGAACCCAGCGCTGGCCGGCATCATCCCGGAAAACACCGGCGGGTTTGGCGACATTGAAAAGATCGATCGCGTGTACACCAGCAACGAAATTCGACCGATTTGCCAGCTGTTCGATCAACTCAATGACCGGTTACGCGAAGACAGGCGCTTTAGCTGGAAACCTGCGCCATTGGCAGTGGATGCCACTGCATGA